From one Osmerus eperlanus unplaced genomic scaffold, fOsmEpe2.1 SCAFFOLD_762, whole genome shotgun sequence genomic stretch:
- the LOC134016562 gene encoding uncharacterized protein LOC134016562 isoform X2 produces MATRAAYFSPSEAQILMEAYEEVKDIIKKKGNTATVIKQREKAWQSIADRLNALNMNGPKRTWQQVKIKYKNILQNAVKKNTHRQGTGGGSPKADLTPAEDMALELNKGRPVLEGIPGGKETSIGSSQDATRFIQVSGSTVFLLEPPAQAPDDADPGEGPSAAATAHDGDDDEEETISLDSRRHEDPDAIQWENQPGNISSQAIRKLYGNHLRRQIELADIDIQYKKKKMENLALESEIKKRTIRKLDLEIKKLERELQEDDTAENKN; encoded by the exons atggcaactagagccgcgtacttttccccgtcggaagcacaaatcctcatggaggcatacgaggaggtaaaagatataattaagaagaaaggcaacaccgccacagtgataaagcaaagagaaaaagcgtggcaaagtattgcagaccgcctgaatgc attaaacatgaacgggccaaaacggacatggcagcaggtcaaaatcaaatacaagaacattctgcagaatg cagtgaaaaagaatacccacagacaaggcacgggtggtgggtcaccaaaggctgaccttaccccagcagaggacatggccttggagctaaataaaggcaggcccgtcttagaggggatccctggggggaaagagacgagcataggttcctcccaagatgccacccgcttcattcaag tgtctggcagcactgtgttcctgttagagccaccagcacaagcaccagacgatgctgatcca ggtgaaggccccagtgcagcagcaacagcacatgatggagacgatgatgaggaggagaccatctctctggattccagaaggcatgag gacccagatgctatacagtgggaaaaccagcctggcaacata agctcacaagctatcagaaagttgtatggcaaccacctccggcgccaaatagaactggcagacatagacattcagtacaagaagaaaaagatggaaaatcttgcactggagtccgaaataaaaaagaggacaattaggaaactggaccttgaaataaaaaaacttgagagggag ctccaagaagatgacacagctgaaaataaaaattag
- the LOC134016562 gene encoding uncharacterized protein LOC134016562 isoform X1 has translation MATRAAYFSPSEAQILMEAYEEVKDIIKKKGNTATVIKQREKAWQSIADRLNALNMNGPKRTWQQVKIKYKNILQNAVKKNTHRQGTGGGSPKADLTPAEDMALELNKGRPVLEGIPGGKETSIGSSQDATRFIQVSGSTVFLLEPPAQAPDDADPGEGPSAAATAHDGDDDEEETISLDSRRHEDPDAIQWENQPGNISSQAIRKLYGNHLRRQIELADIDIQYKKKKMENLALESEIKKRTIRKLDLEIKKLEREVRYAFNVHCMLTVTQMY, from the exons atggcaactagagccgcgtacttttccccgtcggaagcacaaatcctcatggaggcatacgaggaggtaaaagatataattaagaagaaaggcaacaccgccacagtgataaagcaaagagaaaaagcgtggcaaagtattgcagaccgcctgaatgc attaaacatgaacgggccaaaacggacatggcagcaggtcaaaatcaaatacaagaacattctgcagaatg cagtgaaaaagaatacccacagacaaggcacgggtggtgggtcaccaaaggctgaccttaccccagcagaggacatggccttggagctaaataaaggcaggcccgtcttagaggggatccctggggggaaagagacgagcataggttcctcccaagatgccacccgcttcattcaag tgtctggcagcactgtgttcctgttagagccaccagcacaagcaccagacgatgctgatcca ggtgaaggccccagtgcagcagcaacagcacatgatggagacgatgatgaggaggagaccatctctctggattccagaaggcatgag gacccagatgctatacagtgggaaaaccagcctggcaacata agctcacaagctatcagaaagttgtatggcaaccacctccggcgccaaatagaactggcagacatagacattcagtacaagaagaaaaagatggaaaatcttgcactggagtccgaaataaaaaagaggacaattaggaaactggaccttgaaataaaaaaacttgagagggaggtgagatatgccttcaatgtacactgtatgctaactgtaacacaaatgtattaa